A DNA window from Candidatus Poseidoniia archaeon contains the following coding sequences:
- the twy1 gene encoding 4-demethylwyosine synthase TYW1 has protein sequence MQSAADSGNLLFTDEYKRALEKASYGIVGNHSAVEICGWTRKGMQEDSAGCYKQKFYGVRSHQCTQMTPAAVACDQKCVYCWRVNEMFSGQQDLMKQAHDEPADIVQGSIEAHLQKLSGFGGNPDIDRRKFEESLTVRHFAISLTGEPTLYEQLPEMLRELRARSISSFLVTNGLHPEMIERLRDEDALPTQLYVSLDAPDAKTWKKIDVPLLPDYWERVTRTLDLLDGLETRKVLRMIVVRDWNDFDVPGYAALARRTGARTMVEVKSYMHLGPARKRLGQHNMLEWPEIRAFAQELAGELGWQVIDEAPNSLIALVCEEDYPGRVMDFGDPITGHLEPEFSC, from the coding sequence ATGCAGTCGGCGGCGGACAGTGGCAACCTGCTCTTCACCGACGAGTACAAGCGCGCACTCGAGAAGGCATCGTACGGGATAGTCGGCAACCACTCAGCCGTCGAAATCTGCGGCTGGACCCGCAAGGGAATGCAGGAGGACTCGGCAGGCTGCTACAAGCAGAAGTTCTACGGCGTCCGCTCGCACCAGTGCACGCAGATGACCCCCGCGGCGGTCGCGTGCGACCAGAAGTGCGTCTACTGCTGGCGGGTCAACGAGATGTTCTCGGGCCAGCAGGACTTGATGAAGCAGGCGCACGACGAGCCGGCCGATATCGTGCAGGGGTCGATTGAGGCGCACCTGCAGAAGCTCTCCGGCTTCGGCGGCAACCCTGACATCGACCGGCGCAAATTCGAGGAGTCGTTGACGGTGCGCCACTTCGCGATTTCGCTGACCGGCGAGCCGACGCTCTACGAACAGCTACCGGAGATGCTGCGCGAGCTGCGCGCGCGCAGCATCTCGTCGTTCCTCGTCACCAACGGCCTGCACCCGGAGATGATTGAACGGCTGCGCGACGAGGATGCACTGCCGACGCAGCTCTACGTTTCGCTCGACGCGCCCGACGCAAAGACGTGGAAGAAGATTGACGTCCCGCTGCTGCCCGACTACTGGGAGCGGGTCACCCGCACGCTCGACCTGCTCGACGGGCTGGAGACGCGTAAGGTGCTGCGGATGATCGTCGTCCGCGACTGGAATGATTTCGACGTTCCCGGCTATGCGGCCCTCGCGCGCCGCACCGGCGCGCGGACGATGGTCGAAGTGAAATCATACATGCATCTCGGCCCGGCGCGCAAGCGACTCGGGCAGCACAACATGCTCGAGTGGCCTGAAATCAGGGCGTTTGCGCAGGAGCTGGCGGGCGAGCTGGGGTGGCAGGTCATCGACGAGGCGCCGAACAGCCTGATTGCGCTCGTCTGCGAGGAGGACTACCCCGGTCGCGTGATGGACTTCGGCGACCCCATTACAGGGCATCTGGAGCCGGAATTCAGTTGTTGA
- a CDS encoding vitamin B12-dependent ribonucleotide reductase produces MPANPEGLGIERRFTEAGADAFDALEWKKRDTLIRNFDGTTAFEMRGVNLPVNYSQTAANVLAQKYFRKAGIPRKLKAVVEKDVPKWLRRSAPDEKALAKLSVSKRHRGEKDGRQLFRRLAGTWTWWGWKHDYFASEKDARAFYDELCYMLAAQMASPNSPQWFNTGLNWAYGIDGPPQGHHFVNARTGELERSTSAYEHPQPHACFIQSVSDDLVNEGGIMDLWTREARLFKFGSGTGSNFSSIRSGEEPLSGGGRSSGLMSFLKIGDRAAGAIKSGGTTRRAAKMVCLDMDHPDIEEFINWKVSEEEKVAALVAGSRQLQDHANEILAAIVAHPEEGDKLDQKLNRALARAVRSALRDYVPETLVARVLELGEQGWSHLEVTTFDTDWEGDAYQTVSGQNSNNSVRASNTFMEAALSDGEWQLYWRTELEAAAAEGREPEACRNLPARDLWDQISQAAWSCADPGIQFDTTINEWHTCAPDGPIRGSNPCSEYMFLDDTACNLASLNLGAFYDEREGMLRLDDYRHAIRLWTVVLEISVLMAQFPSEAIAKRSYDYRTLGLGYANIGSLLMRMGIPYDDERALAICGSLTAILGGASYATSAEMARVKGPFPRYEQNRDCMLRVMRNHRRAACNAPADEYEGLTVKPLAIDPAYCPEYLLNSARSAWDEAVALGERHGYRNAQVTVIAPTGTIGMQMDCDTTGIEPDFALVKLKTLAGGGMLRIINQSVPLAVERLGYDEAQRDDIIRYMLGNGTLVEAPDVNRESLKRKGLSGEVIDQLEQAIPTTTSLKMLVTPLHIGEEYCLEKLDVTQEQVTSPAFDLLEHLGYETDEVQAADDYVFGRLTVEGAPHFKEAHLAVFDCANRCGRYGTRSISWHAHVRIMAAAQPFISGAISKTINMPHKATVAEISQAYEESWRTMNKSIALYRDGSKLSQPLMSGTSLTVALAEDEELLAEGLVSAEKAVEIMADALPTPDAHQIARKVVTRYIAQRRRLPERRTGYIQKAKIGGHTVYLHTGQYEDGSLGEIFIDMAKEGAAFRSLMNCFAVAISLGLQHGVPLEEFVDAFVFSRFEPLGPVQGNERIKMATSIIDYLFRELAINYLGRYDLAHGVTEDDLRPDALRSVAEDDLEDAASERSPHGEASGDQHEIQMTLDDMGNPPDPSLDPGPLTPGATGDLRQASVTEAVRMGFSGDPCPDCGQFMLVPNGNCFKCTGCGATTGCS; encoded by the coding sequence ATGCCAGCCAATCCAGAAGGACTTGGAATTGAAAGGCGTTTTACTGAGGCAGGTGCCGACGCATTCGACGCGCTGGAATGGAAGAAGCGCGACACGCTGATTCGTAACTTCGACGGCACGACCGCTTTCGAGATGCGCGGTGTCAACCTTCCTGTCAATTACAGCCAGACCGCAGCCAACGTGCTGGCGCAGAAATACTTCCGCAAGGCAGGCATCCCGCGCAAGCTGAAAGCGGTAGTCGAAAAGGACGTTCCGAAGTGGCTGCGCCGTTCCGCGCCTGACGAAAAGGCACTGGCGAAGCTGAGCGTCAGCAAGCGCCACCGCGGCGAAAAGGACGGCCGGCAGCTGTTCCGTCGCCTGGCAGGGACCTGGACCTGGTGGGGCTGGAAACATGACTACTTCGCGTCCGAGAAGGATGCGCGCGCGTTCTACGACGAACTCTGTTACATGCTGGCGGCGCAGATGGCGTCGCCCAATTCGCCGCAGTGGTTCAACACCGGCCTCAACTGGGCCTACGGGATTGACGGACCCCCGCAGGGGCACCACTTCGTCAACGCCAGAACCGGCGAGCTGGAGCGCTCGACCAGCGCTTACGAGCACCCGCAGCCGCACGCCTGTTTCATCCAGTCGGTGAGCGACGACCTCGTCAACGAAGGAGGCATCATGGACCTCTGGACGCGCGAGGCGCGGCTCTTCAAGTTCGGCTCGGGTACCGGCTCCAACTTCTCCTCCATCCGCAGCGGCGAGGAGCCGCTCTCGGGCGGCGGCCGCTCATCAGGACTGATGTCATTCCTGAAGATTGGTGACCGCGCTGCGGGCGCCATCAAGTCGGGCGGCACAACTCGTCGGGCCGCCAAGATGGTCTGCCTTGACATGGACCATCCCGACATTGAAGAGTTCATCAACTGGAAGGTCTCAGAGGAAGAGAAAGTGGCCGCACTGGTTGCCGGTTCGCGGCAATTACAGGACCACGCCAACGAAATTCTGGCTGCTATCGTGGCGCACCCCGAAGAGGGAGATAAGCTGGACCAGAAACTGAACCGGGCGCTGGCGCGCGCGGTGCGCTCGGCACTGCGCGACTACGTCCCCGAGACGCTGGTCGCACGCGTGCTCGAGCTGGGCGAGCAGGGCTGGTCCCACCTCGAGGTCACCACGTTCGATACGGACTGGGAGGGCGATGCCTACCAGACTGTCTCAGGGCAGAACAGCAACAACTCGGTCCGCGCCTCCAACACCTTCATGGAAGCAGCGCTCTCCGATGGGGAGTGGCAGCTCTACTGGCGCACCGAGCTTGAGGCGGCGGCGGCCGAAGGGCGCGAGCCAGAGGCGTGCCGTAACCTGCCGGCGCGCGACCTCTGGGACCAGATTTCGCAGGCCGCCTGGTCCTGCGCCGACCCCGGCATCCAGTTCGACACCACCATCAACGAGTGGCACACCTGCGCGCCCGACGGGCCGATTCGCGGGTCGAACCCCTGCTCGGAATATATGTTCCTTGATGACACGGCGTGCAACCTTGCGTCGCTCAACCTCGGCGCGTTTTACGACGAGCGCGAGGGAATGCTGCGACTGGACGATTACCGGCACGCCATCCGGCTCTGGACGGTCGTGCTCGAAATTTCGGTGCTGATGGCGCAATTCCCGTCCGAGGCGATTGCAAAGCGCAGCTACGACTACCGCACCCTCGGCCTCGGCTACGCCAATATCGGCTCGCTGCTAATGCGCATGGGGATTCCCTACGATGACGAGCGCGCGCTCGCGATTTGCGGCTCGCTGACCGCCATTCTCGGGGGGGCGAGCTACGCCACCTCGGCCGAGATGGCACGCGTGAAGGGGCCGTTCCCGCGCTACGAGCAGAACCGCGACTGCATGCTGCGGGTGATGCGAAACCACCGCCGTGCGGCGTGCAACGCCCCGGCCGACGAATACGAAGGACTGACCGTGAAGCCGCTCGCGATTGACCCCGCTTACTGCCCGGAATACCTGCTCAACAGCGCCCGCTCAGCGTGGGACGAGGCGGTGGCGCTGGGCGAACGGCACGGCTACCGCAACGCGCAAGTCACGGTGATTGCGCCGACCGGCACCATCGGCATGCAGATGGACTGCGATACCACCGGTATCGAGCCCGACTTCGCGCTGGTGAAACTCAAGACACTGGCGGGCGGCGGAATGCTGCGCATCATCAACCAGTCGGTGCCGCTCGCGGTGGAACGGCTCGGCTACGACGAGGCGCAGCGCGACGACATCATCCGCTATATGCTCGGGAACGGCACGCTGGTGGAAGCACCGGACGTCAACCGCGAATCGCTCAAACGCAAGGGGCTCTCGGGCGAGGTCATCGACCAGCTCGAGCAGGCGATTCCCACCACGACTTCGCTGAAGATGCTGGTGACGCCGCTGCACATCGGCGAAGAATACTGCCTCGAGAAGCTCGACGTTACGCAGGAGCAGGTCACCAGTCCCGCCTTCGACCTGCTCGAACACCTGGGCTACGAGACTGATGAAGTGCAGGCGGCCGACGACTACGTCTTCGGGCGACTGACGGTCGAAGGCGCGCCACACTTCAAGGAAGCGCACCTCGCCGTCTTCGACTGCGCCAACCGCTGCGGACGCTACGGCACCCGCTCTATTTCGTGGCACGCGCACGTCCGCATCATGGCGGCCGCGCAGCCGTTCATCTCGGGCGCCATCTCGAAGACTATCAACATGCCACATAAGGCGACAGTCGCCGAAATCAGTCAGGCCTACGAGGAATCATGGCGCACGATGAACAAATCCATCGCACTCTACCGCGACGGCTCCAAGCTGAGCCAGCCACTGATGTCGGGCACCAGCCTGACGGTCGCGCTGGCTGAGGACGAGGAGCTACTGGCAGAAGGCCTCGTCTCGGCCGAGAAAGCGGTCGAAATCATGGCCGACGCGCTGCCGACGCCCGACGCGCACCAGATTGCGCGCAAGGTAGTGACGCGCTACATCGCGCAGCGGCGGCGGCTCCCCGAGCGCCGTACGGGGTACATCCAGAAGGCCAAGATTGGGGGGCACACGGTCTACCTCCACACTGGCCAGTACGAGGATGGCAGCCTCGGCGAAATTTTCATTGACATGGCCAAAGAAGGAGCAGCCTTCCGCAGCCTGATGAACTGCTTCGCGGTCGCCATCAGCCTCGGGCTACAGCATGGCGTCCCGCTCGAGGAATTCGTTGATGCCTTCGTCTTCTCGCGCTTTGAGCCGCTCGGCCCGGTGCAGGGCAACGAACGCATCAAGATGGCGACCTCGATTATCGACTACCTCTTCCGCGAGCTGGCCATCAACTACCTCGGCCGCTACGACCTCGCACACGGCGTCACCGAGGATGACCTGCGCCCCGATGCCCTCCGGTCGGTCGCTGAAGACGACCTCGAAGATGCCGCCAGCGAGCGCTCCCCGCACGGCGAAGCGTCGGGCGACCAGCACGAAATCCAGATGACGCTCGACGACATGGGCAACCCGCCCGACCCGAGCCTCGACCCCGGCCCGCTAACCCCCGGCGCGACCGGTGACCTGCGGCAGGCGAGTGTCACGGAGGCGGTTCGTATGGGCTTCTCGGGCGACCCGTGCCCCGACTGCGGCCAGTTCATGCTGGTCCCCAACGGCAACTGCTTCAAGTGCACTGGGTGTGGAGCCACTACGGGCTGCTCGTAG
- a CDS encoding NAD+ synthase: MRLPADCRAIITGFIRHRVADAGAAGVVLGLSGGIDSATALATAVEALGAEAVHGLLLPHGETVSTGMAAAHAAALAVETREVDIAPLASAFDDAADFFKTREQQGNLRARLRMALLYGAAAERGALVLGTSNKSELLTGYYTKWGDGGADLLPLGDLYKSQVRLFAAALGVPAAIRERPPTAELWEGQTDEGELGLPYAQLDRLLAALERHDSPTEMAARGVPEADAARVAALVQRSIHKRIFPPVCKLGRRTVGIDWRETTGVRH, encoded by the coding sequence ATGCGGTTGCCCGCCGACTGTCGCGCCATCATCACCGGCTTCATCCGGCACCGCGTCGCCGACGCCGGGGCTGCGGGCGTCGTGCTCGGGCTTTCGGGCGGCATCGACTCGGCGACCGCCTTGGCCACGGCGGTTGAGGCGCTCGGTGCCGAAGCGGTCCACGGGCTGCTGCTCCCGCACGGCGAGACTGTTTCGACCGGAATGGCGGCGGCGCACGCCGCCGCGCTGGCGGTCGAGACGCGCGAGGTGGACATCGCGCCGCTGGCAAGTGCTTTCGACGACGCGGCGGACTTCTTCAAAACGCGAGAGCAGCAGGGCAACCTGCGCGCCCGCCTGCGCATGGCGCTGCTCTACGGCGCGGCGGCCGAACGCGGGGCGCTGGTGCTCGGCACCTCGAACAAGTCGGAGCTGCTGACCGGCTACTACACCAAGTGGGGCGACGGGGGCGCAGACCTGCTTCCTCTCGGCGATCTCTATAAAAGCCAGGTACGACTGTTCGCTGCCGCCCTTGGCGTGCCCGCAGCCATCCGCGAACGGCCCCCGACGGCCGAGCTGTGGGAGGGGCAGACTGACGAGGGCGAGCTGGGGCTGCCGTACGCGCAGCTGGACCGGCTGCTGGCGGCGCTGGAGCGGCATGACTCGCCGACGGAAATGGCGGCGCGCGGCGTTCCGGAGGCGGATGCGGCGCGCGTTGCGGCACTGGTACAGCGCTCAATCCACAAGCGAATTTTTCCCCCGGTTTGCAAATTGGGGCGCCGCACGGTCGGCATTGACTGGCGCGAGACCACGGGGGTCCGGCACTGA